One stretch of Chryseobacterium sp. LJ668 DNA includes these proteins:
- a CDS encoding ribosomal maturation YjgA family protein translates to MKFKINLKYFLLTTLIFLVEVLIATVLKDQFFIRAYLGDVIVVILLYTLVKSFFVTNDTKLILGIFAFSCLIEFAQFFNIAEKLDFQPGSLMYIIVGNSFSWIDIVCYGVGCLIIYLLTKIKSNHKKSKKPV, encoded by the coding sequence ATGAAATTTAAAATTAACCTGAAATATTTCCTTCTAACCACCCTCATTTTCCTTGTTGAAGTTTTAATTGCAACAGTTTTGAAAGACCAATTCTTTATTAGAGCTTATTTGGGAGATGTCATCGTTGTGATACTATTGTATACTCTTGTAAAAAGTTTTTTCGTAACCAACGACACAAAGTTAATTTTAGGAATTTTTGCTTTTTCCTGCTTGATAGAGTTTGCCCAGTTTTTCAATATTGCAGAAAAATTAGACTTCCAACCTGGAAGCCTAATGTATATTATCGTAGGAAATTCTTTCTCGTGGATTGATATTGTATGCTACGGAGTGGGATGTTTGATCATTTATCTTCTGACTAAAATTAAATCGAATCATAAAAAATCTAAAAAACCCGTTTAA
- a CDS encoding thioredoxin family protein, which yields MKSLKIIMTAFVIALGLLSFTKTNRDKNENPKRESSSAKGYEVGDEAADFKLKNIDGKMVSLSDFKKAKGFIIVFTCNHCPYAKKYEDRIVALDKRYESQGYPVIAINPNDPNVQPEDGYQQMITRAKEKGFTFPYLLDEGQKIYPQYGATKTPHVFVLQKENGKNIVKYIGAVDNNYEDPNDVSERYVEDAVDALVKNQPIKMNKTVAIGCTIKVKK from the coding sequence ATGAAAAGCCTTAAAATTATAATGACAGCATTTGTTATCGCTCTCGGATTATTGAGTTTTACGAAAACCAACCGCGATAAAAATGAAAATCCCAAGCGGGAAAGTTCTTCTGCAAAAGGATATGAAGTTGGAGATGAAGCAGCAGATTTTAAACTAAAAAACATCGATGGAAAGATGGTTTCACTGAGCGATTTTAAAAAAGCCAAAGGATTCATTATTGTTTTTACCTGCAATCATTGTCCATACGCAAAAAAATATGAAGACAGAATTGTAGCACTCGATAAAAGATACGAATCTCAGGGATATCCAGTGATTGCCATCAACCCAAATGACCCAAATGTACAGCCTGAAGATGGTTATCAGCAAATGATTACCAGAGCCAAAGAAAAAGGTTTTACATTTCCGTATTTGTTGGATGAAGGCCAGAAAATTTACCCTCAATACGGTGCGACAAAAACACCGCATGTTTTTGTTCTTCAGAAAGAAAATGGTAAAAATATTGTGAAATATATTGGAGCGGTCGACAACAATTATGAAGATCCAAACGATGTTTCAGAACGTTATGTAGAAGATGCTGTGGATGCATTAGTCAAAAATCAACCGATAAAAATGAATAAGACCGTTGCTATCGGATGTACCATAAAAGTGAAAAAATAA
- a CDS encoding TlpA family protein disulfide reductase: protein MKKFFGLIAFLFCVSFYYSQQKNIVNDLSVVKYEQLEQEIQTNKNVLLVVNFWSTTCAPCVKELPDFMKVNEKFKDNPKFKMLLVSLDRVKDQEKVIQFIKNKKLTAEVLLLDDIKRMNTWIPKFEKSWEGNIPVTIFYKNNEKIHFNDGEMSREDLENIIVKNLN from the coding sequence ATGAAGAAATTTTTTGGCTTAATTGCATTCCTTTTCTGTGTTTCATTTTATTATTCACAGCAGAAAAATATTGTGAATGATCTTTCTGTAGTCAAATATGAGCAGCTAGAGCAAGAAATTCAGACAAACAAAAATGTTTTATTGGTGGTCAATTTCTGGTCTACAACCTGTGCACCTTGTGTCAAAGAGCTTCCGGATTTTATGAAAGTAAATGAAAAGTTTAAAGACAATCCAAAATTTAAAATGCTTTTGGTTTCTCTGGACCGCGTAAAAGATCAGGAAAAAGTAATTCAGTTTATTAAAAATAAAAAACTTACTGCAGAAGTGCTTTTATTGGACGATATTAAGAGAATGAATACTTGGATTCCGAAATTTGAGAAAAGCTGGGAAGGAAATATACCGGTGACGATTTTCTACAAAAATAATGAGAAAATACATTTCAACGACGGCGAAATGAGCCGGGAAGATTTAGAAAACATCATCGTGAAAAATTTAAATTAA
- a CDS encoding energy transducer TonB has translation MKKTVFFLLFFTTLFSAQTSGSKTVVQKNGPAIPDYAILQTKMSLKDVVTNADTAPEFPGGLKVFKRKYFESIETLDVKIKEKVDTRLYFIIEKSGYVRNVTAIGSNKKHTEAAELGLRRIFARWKPATIKGEPVRYLMYFPLTSKEF, from the coding sequence ATGAAAAAAACGGTTTTTTTCCTCTTGTTTTTCACTACATTATTTTCTGCACAAACTTCAGGATCAAAAACTGTAGTTCAGAAAAACGGACCTGCAATTCCTGACTATGCGATTTTACAGACAAAAATGAGCCTGAAGGATGTTGTCACCAACGCAGATACTGCTCCGGAATTTCCAGGTGGACTTAAAGTTTTTAAAAGAAAATATTTTGAAAGCATTGAAACTTTAGATGTCAAGATCAAAGAAAAGGTAGATACCCGTCTTTATTTTATTATAGAAAAAAGCGGGTATGTGCGAAACGTAACAGCCATTGGCAGTAATAAAAAACATACAGAAGCCGCTGAATTGGGCTTAAGAAGAATTTTTGCCCGATGGAAACCGGCAACAATAAAAGGCGAACCTGTACGTTACCTGATGTATTTTCCTTTGACGAGTAAAGAATTTTAA
- the mutS gene encoding DNA mismatch repair protein MutS has translation MAKATKKETPLMTQYNTIKAKYPDALLLFRVGDFYETFGQDAVRTSQILGIVLTKRANGDGHIELAGFPHHSVDSYLPKLVRAGIRVAICDQLEDPKTVKGIVKRGVTELVTPGVTFNDQVLTSKKNNFLLSLHKEKEKYGIAMVDVSTGEFLVSEGNLDKILHIINTFDPSEIIYQRSVQIPDQLKNRNAFKLEDWAYQYNFAYEKLTNQFRTNSLKGFGVEDLPLAITAAGAIFAYLVEDTHHKLLAHITKIQIIPQEDYLMMDHFTLRNLEIVYPSNTKGKSLLDIIDKTSTPMGGRLLRRRIILPLKSVEEIGRRLSLIDFLNENDQLKYEISQLLRAISDLERLMGKLASEKICPKELGYLRQSLINIQKIKGLLHPHADVLAWLEPLNSLDELIQLLENHLNEELPVNLAKGNVIKQNISEELDYLRGLQNKGRGFLDEMCQREVTRTGITSLKIDFNNVFGYFIEVRNTHKDKVPGDWIRKQTLVNAERYITEELKEYESQILGAEEKISVLENQLYRKVCSDTMIYMDRIQENSNIIAQLDVAVGLSELAVSESYTKPVLNEGFSIDLKEARHPIIENALPLGEKYIPNDIFLDRDSQQIIMVTGPNMAGKSAILRQTAIVCLMAQIGSFVPAKHAEIGVLDKIFTRVGASDNISAGESTFMVEMNEAAYILNNISDRSLILLDEIGRGTSTYDGVSIAWAIAEYLHQHPTQAKTLFATHYHELNEMTVNFERIKNFHVSIQENKGNIIFLRKLIPGGSEHSFGIHVAKLAGMPSKVVNRANDILKTLEAGRSQSSSSESIKRVTEENMQLSFFQLDDPVLENIREELTKIDINTLTPIEALMKLNFIKKMIGK, from the coding sequence ATGGCAAAGGCGACGAAGAAAGAAACCCCGTTAATGACGCAGTACAATACCATCAAGGCGAAATATCCTGATGCGCTTTTGCTTTTCAGGGTGGGAGATTTCTATGAAACCTTCGGGCAGGACGCTGTGAGAACTTCCCAGATTTTAGGAATTGTTCTAACTAAAAGAGCCAACGGTGACGGCCATATTGAGTTAGCTGGTTTTCCGCATCATTCGGTGGATTCTTATTTGCCTAAATTGGTCAGAGCCGGAATTCGTGTGGCCATTTGTGACCAATTGGAAGATCCGAAAACCGTCAAAGGAATTGTAAAACGAGGGGTTACAGAATTGGTTACGCCGGGAGTGACGTTCAATGATCAGGTTTTGACTTCTAAAAAAAATAATTTCCTTCTTTCGCTTCACAAAGAAAAAGAAAAATACGGCATCGCTATGGTTGACGTTTCTACCGGAGAATTTTTGGTAAGTGAAGGAAATTTAGATAAAATTTTACACATCATCAATACTTTTGATCCAAGTGAAATTATCTACCAAAGAAGTGTTCAGATCCCGGATCAGCTAAAAAATAGGAATGCTTTTAAACTTGAAGACTGGGCCTATCAATATAATTTTGCTTACGAAAAACTGACAAATCAATTCAGAACTAATTCTTTAAAAGGCTTTGGGGTCGAAGATTTGCCTTTAGCAATTACTGCTGCAGGAGCTATTTTCGCTTATTTAGTGGAAGATACCCATCACAAATTACTGGCACACATCACCAAAATTCAGATCATTCCGCAGGAAGATTACCTGATGATGGATCATTTTACGCTGAGAAATCTCGAAATTGTTTACCCAAGCAATACGAAGGGAAAATCTTTACTGGATATTATTGATAAAACTTCTACACCAATGGGCGGAAGATTATTGAGAAGAAGAATCATCCTACCATTAAAGTCTGTTGAAGAAATTGGAAGACGCCTCTCGTTAATCGATTTTTTAAACGAAAACGATCAGCTGAAATATGAAATTTCACAGTTATTGAGAGCTATTTCAGATTTAGAACGGTTAATGGGAAAACTGGCGTCAGAAAAAATCTGCCCGAAAGAATTAGGCTATTTACGTCAAAGCCTTATTAATATACAGAAAATTAAAGGTCTGCTTCATCCTCACGCCGATGTTTTGGCATGGTTGGAGCCGTTAAATTCTTTAGATGAATTAATTCAGTTGCTTGAAAATCATTTAAATGAAGAACTTCCTGTGAATCTTGCTAAAGGAAATGTCATCAAACAAAACATCTCAGAAGAACTCGATTATTTGAGAGGTTTACAAAACAAAGGAAGAGGTTTTCTGGATGAGATGTGCCAAAGAGAAGTGACAAGAACAGGAATTACCAGTCTGAAAATTGATTTTAATAATGTTTTCGGATATTTTATTGAAGTAAGAAATACCCATAAAGATAAAGTTCCTGGTGATTGGATCAGAAAGCAGACTTTGGTAAACGCTGAACGCTATATTACAGAAGAATTAAAGGAATATGAAAGCCAGATTTTAGGTGCTGAAGAAAAAATAAGTGTTCTGGAAAATCAACTGTACCGAAAAGTATGTTCGGATACGATGATTTACATGGACCGAATTCAGGAGAATTCAAATATCATAGCACAGCTTGATGTTGCAGTCGGTTTATCGGAACTGGCGGTTTCTGAAAGCTATACAAAACCTGTCTTAAATGAGGGTTTTTCAATTGATTTAAAGGAAGCAAGACATCCGATTATTGAAAATGCTCTTCCTTTAGGTGAAAAATACATTCCGAATGACATCTTTTTAGACAGAGATTCTCAGCAGATCATTATGGTAACCGGTCCCAACATGGCGGGTAAATCGGCAATTCTTCGTCAGACTGCGATTGTTTGTCTGATGGCTCAAATCGGAAGTTTTGTTCCTGCTAAACACGCTGAAATAGGAGTTTTAGATAAGATTTTTACAAGAGTCGGAGCTTCAGATAATATTTCTGCTGGCGAATCAACTTTTATGGTGGAAATGAACGAAGCGGCTTATATTTTAAATAATATTTCAGACCGGAGTTTGATTTTACTAGACGAAATTGGTCGCGGAACCTCCACTTATGACGGGGTTTCTATTGCATGGGCGATTGCAGAATATCTTCACCAGCATCCTACGCAGGCAAAAACTCTATTTGCAACGCATTATCATGAGTTGAATGAGATGACCGTCAATTTTGAGAGAATAAAAAATTTCCATGTTTCGATTCAGGAGAATAAAGGAAATATCATCTTTTTAAGAAAACTAATTCCAGGAGGTAGTGAGCATAGTTTCGGTATTCACGTGGCAAAATTAGCTGGAATGCCTTCAAAAGTAGTCAACAGAGCCAATGATATTCTGAAAACTCTGGAAGCAGGTCGTTCGCAAAGTAGTTCATCTGAAAGCATCAAAAGAGTGACCGAAGAAAATATGCAGCTGTCTTTCTTTCAGCTTGACGACCCTGTTCTGGAAAACATCAGAGAAGAACTGACGAAGATTGACATCAATACTTTGACACCAATTGAAGCTTTAATGAAGCTGAATTTTATTAAAAAAATGATTGGGAAATAG
- a CDS encoding cupin-like domain-containing protein encodes MILENVDVVTDISKEDFQENYFKKQKPLLIKNYASRWEAFDKWNFDFIKEKAGEQEVPLYDNKPASASKSSDAPVTTMKMKDYIDTIKSRPSDLRIFFYIITDRLPELLKNFTYPDLGIKFFKRLPTLFFGGSDAHVLMHYDVDLGDFMHFHFEGKKRILLFDQKQSKFLYKVPLSVHTVYDIDYENPDYEKFPALKYAKGIEIFMEHGDALFIPGAFWHFNRYLEPGFSMSLRALPGKPKVFANMLYHVFIMRYTDKILRKLFKAQWVDYKQKWAYEKATEALDKYSSKNQI; translated from the coding sequence ATGATTCTCGAAAACGTAGATGTTGTCACTGATATCAGTAAAGAAGATTTTCAGGAAAACTATTTCAAAAAACAGAAACCCCTTCTGATCAAAAACTATGCGAGCCGCTGGGAAGCTTTCGATAAATGGAATTTTGATTTTATTAAAGAAAAAGCGGGTGAACAAGAAGTTCCTTTATATGACAACAAACCGGCAAGTGCTTCTAAAAGCTCAGATGCTCCTGTGACAACGATGAAAATGAAAGATTATATAGACACGATAAAATCTAGACCTTCGGATCTGAGAATTTTCTTCTATATCATCACCGACCGTCTTCCAGAATTGCTTAAAAATTTTACTTATCCCGATTTGGGAATTAAGTTTTTCAAAAGATTACCGACTCTATTTTTTGGCGGAAGTGATGCGCATGTTTTAATGCATTATGATGTTGACTTAGGAGATTTTATGCATTTTCATTTTGAAGGCAAGAAGAGAATTTTGTTGTTTGACCAAAAACAGTCGAAGTTTTTATATAAAGTTCCGCTTTCGGTTCACACGGTTTACGATATAGATTACGAAAACCCGGATTACGAGAAATTTCCTGCATTGAAATATGCAAAAGGCATTGAGATTTTTATGGAACATGGTGACGCACTTTTCATTCCCGGAGCTTTTTGGCATTTCAACAGATATTTAGAACCGGGCTTTTCAATGTCATTAAGAGCCTTACCCGGTAAACCCAAAGTTTTTGCCAATATGTTGTACCATGTTTTCATCATGAGATACACAGATAAGATTTTGCGAAAGTTATTTAAAGCTCAATGGGTTGATTATAAGCAGAAATGGGCGTATGAGAAAGCAACGGAAGCGTTGGATAAATATTCGAGTAAGAATCAGATTTAA
- a CDS encoding bestrophin family protein, translating into MKILFPTMVLMAIYSYGIQYLEVEYLHLTVKSKISNVGLIHSLLGFVLSLLLVFRTNTAYDRWWEGRKLWGKLVNDTRNFAVKINIILTDDRKSADQISRYLKYFPHFLAKHLSQESTRLALDEDYSEIEQSLKHHGPTELITLLTHKLYKLKKESKISDVEMLYLDTQLTGFLDVCGGCERIKNTPIPYSYSSFIKKFIILYVLALPVAYVINLGLFMIPLTVFVYYVLMSLELIAEEIEDPFNNDENDIPMEAIAQNIEKNVHQIMSVKR; encoded by the coding sequence TTGAAAATTCTTTTTCCAACAATGGTTTTAATGGCAATTTACTCCTATGGAATTCAGTATCTGGAAGTTGAGTATCTGCATTTGACAGTAAAATCTAAAATCAGTAATGTCGGACTGATTCACTCGTTATTGGGATTTGTGTTGTCTTTGCTTTTGGTTTTCAGAACGAATACCGCGTACGACAGATGGTGGGAAGGCAGAAAACTTTGGGGAAAACTCGTGAATGACACAAGAAATTTTGCAGTAAAAATTAATATTATTCTTACAGACGACCGAAAATCTGCTGATCAGATTTCGAGATACCTGAAATATTTTCCTCATTTTTTGGCAAAACATCTTTCTCAGGAATCGACGAGACTGGCTTTGGACGAAGATTATTCTGAGATTGAACAATCACTGAAACATCACGGACCAACAGAACTAATCACCCTTCTTACCCATAAACTGTATAAGCTAAAAAAAGAAAGCAAGATTTCTGATGTCGAAATGCTTTATTTGGATACCCAATTAACAGGTTTTCTGGATGTCTGCGGTGGCTGTGAGAGAATAAAAAATACGCCTATTCCCTATTCTTACTCTTCATTTATAAAGAAATTCATCATTTTATATGTATTGGCTCTACCGGTTGCCTACGTTATCAATCTGGGTCTCTTCATGATTCCGCTGACGGTTTTTGTCTATTATGTTTTGATGAGTCTGGAATTGATCGCAGAAGAAATAGAAGATCCTTTTAACAATGATGAAAATGATATCCCAATGGAAGCAATTGCACAGAATATTGAGAAAAATGTGCACCAGATTATGAGTGTAAAAAGATAG
- a CDS encoding RNA methyltransferase, giving the protein MINKLKLEELNRIDVEAFKKAKKIPLVVVLDNIRSMHNVGATFRTADAFLVQKIILCGITPQPPHREIHKAALGATESVDWSHEKDINVTINDLKSQGFEVVGIEQTTNSQMITDFMIDNTKKYAMILGNEVEGISDEALQNIDSFIEIPQLGTKHSLNVSVCGGIVMWEFAKVLGIQ; this is encoded by the coding sequence TTGATAAACAAATTAAAACTTGAAGAACTCAACAGAATTGATGTAGAAGCTTTTAAAAAAGCAAAAAAAATTCCGTTGGTGGTTGTTTTAGATAATATAAGAAGTATGCACAATGTGGGCGCGACTTTCAGAACGGCAGATGCTTTTTTGGTTCAGAAAATTATTTTATGTGGCATCACACCACAGCCGCCACACCGTGAAATTCACAAAGCAGCACTGGGAGCCACCGAAAGTGTAGATTGGTCGCATGAAAAAGATATCAATGTCACCATAAATGATTTAAAGAGTCAGGGGTTTGAAGTTGTAGGTATTGAACAGACAACCAATAGCCAAATGATTACCGATTTTATGATTGACAATACAAAAAAATATGCTATGATTCTGGGTAATGAAGTGGAAGGCATCAGCGACGAAGCTTTACAGAATATAGATTCATTTATTGAAATTCCACAACTCGGTACAAAGCATTCTTTAAATGTAAGTGTCTGTGGTGGAATTGTAATGTGGGAGTTTGCAAAAGTTTTAGGAATTCAGTAA
- a CDS encoding CBS domain-containing protein: MFIKDYISKDFPCFHLTDSIESARETLEAFGYTHIFIKKSHHFYGAIAKDFLYEDEGTLKNLEHQIERFAILEDNNIMDSIRLFYTFNANVIPVINKSEKYLGYICCDDVFQTFSKYPLFSETGAILTVETPARKYSMTEIANIVESNNSKFYGGFITFMSDDVIHITIKISNENLASIDATFDRYDYRIVEKYYSDEKSDLFKDRLGFLQKFIEI, from the coding sequence ATGTTTATCAAGGACTATATCTCAAAAGATTTTCCGTGTTTTCATCTGACTGACTCTATCGAATCGGCTAGAGAAACTCTAGAAGCTTTCGGATATACACATATTTTCATCAAAAAATCACATCACTTTTACGGGGCCATCGCCAAAGATTTTTTATACGAAGACGAAGGCACGCTAAAAAATCTCGAACATCAGATTGAGCGATTTGCGATCTTGGAGGATAACAATATTATGGACAGCATCCGTTTGTTTTACACATTCAACGCCAACGTGATTCCCGTGATCAATAAAAGTGAAAAATATCTGGGATACATCTGTTGTGATGATGTTTTTCAGACCTTTTCAAAATACCCTCTGTTTTCAGAAACCGGAGCTATTCTTACCGTTGAAACGCCGGCAAGAAAATACTCTATGACGGAAATTGCGAATATCGTAGAAAGCAACAATTCTAAATTCTACGGCGGGTTTATTACGTTCATGTCTGATGATGTCATTCATATTACCATCAAAATAAGCAATGAAAATTTAGCATCAATCGACGCTACTTTTGATCGTTATGATTACAGAATTGTTGAAAAATATTATTCTGATGAAAAATCAGATCTTTTCAAAGACCGTTTAGGTTTTTTACAAAAATTTATCGAAATATAA
- a CDS encoding NAD kinase produces MKAAIYSQKKDLDTFLYLSKFISELESRGVKSVLFDEMAEALQFSKIFETFSKKQDLIDKEVDLFFTFGGDGTIVNSLTFIEDLEIPVVGVNTGRLGFLASFTKEEAFKELDSILKGDVKTSRRSVIEVVSPKSGEFFPYALNDVTISRKETTSMVTVDSYINNEFLNVFWGDGVIVSTPTGSTAYSLSCGGPIISPNNENFVITPIAPHNLNVRPLVVNDKVEIKFKVESRVPQYSLSLDSRLIHIETDKEIVIRKASFQLLLVQPNNLSFYETIRQKLLWGRDKRN; encoded by the coding sequence ATGAAGGCAGCCATATATTCTCAGAAAAAAGATCTTGATACTTTTTTATATTTAAGCAAATTTATTTCTGAATTGGAAAGCAGAGGCGTAAAATCTGTTTTGTTTGACGAAATGGCTGAAGCGTTACAGTTTTCTAAAATTTTTGAAACTTTTTCCAAAAAGCAAGATCTTATTGATAAAGAGGTCGATCTTTTCTTCACTTTTGGTGGTGACGGAACGATTGTAAATTCACTGACTTTCATTGAAGACCTGGAAATTCCTGTTGTAGGTGTCAACACCGGAAGACTTGGGTTTCTGGCAAGCTTTACTAAAGAAGAAGCCTTTAAAGAACTGGATTCTATATTAAAAGGTGATGTGAAAACCAGCCGAAGATCAGTGATTGAAGTCGTTTCACCAAAATCTGGCGAATTTTTTCCATATGCCTTAAATGATGTAACGATTTCCAGAAAAGAAACTACATCAATGGTGACGGTAGATTCTTATATCAATAATGAATTTCTAAATGTTTTCTGGGGCGACGGCGTGATTGTTTCTACTCCTACAGGATCTACAGCTTACTCTTTAAGTTGTGGCGGACCCATCATTTCTCCAAACAACGAAAACTTTGTGATTACTCCGATTGCTCCACATAATTTAAATGTAAGACCTTTGGTTGTGAATGATAAAGTAGAAATTAAATTTAAAGTAGAAAGCAGAGTTCCTCAATATTCCCTTTCATTGGATTCAAGATTAATTCATATCGAAACCGATAAAGAAATTGTGATCAGAAAGGCGAGCTTCCAGTTGTTATTGGTACAGCCCAATAATTTAAGTTTCTACGAAACCATTCGTCAAAAGCTACTTTGGGGACGAGATAAAAGAAATTAG
- the fbaA gene encoding class II fructose-bisphosphate aldolase has product MSRIFPAGVATGQLVTDIFQYAKENKFALPAVNVIGSSNVNAVMETAAKLNSPVIIQFSNGGASFNAGKGLSNDAQKSAILGGIAGARHIHTLAEAYGATVILHTDHAAKKLLPWIDGLMDANEEFFKQTGKSLYSSHMLDLSEESLEENLEVSAEYFERMAKMQMTLEVEIGVTGGEEDGVDNSDVDNSKLYTQPEDVAYTYEKLKAISDNFTIAAAFGNVHGVYKPGNVVLTPKILDNSQKFVQEKFGTADKPINFVFHGGSGSTLEEIREAIDYGVIKMNIDTDLQFAYTEGIRDYMLENVEYLRTQIGNPEGEEKPNKKFYDPRGWIRKGEETFSKRLVRAFEDLNNVNTLK; this is encoded by the coding sequence ATGAGCAGAATTTTCCCGGCAGGAGTTGCCACAGGTCAGTTAGTTACAGATATTTTTCAGTATGCTAAAGAAAACAAATTTGCATTACCAGCAGTAAATGTAATCGGATCAAGCAACGTAAACGCAGTAATGGAAACTGCAGCAAAATTAAACTCACCTGTAATCATTCAGTTTTCTAACGGTGGAGCATCTTTCAACGCCGGAAAAGGTTTGAGCAACGACGCTCAGAAATCAGCTATTTTAGGTGGTATCGCAGGAGCAAGACACATCCACACCCTTGCTGAAGCTTATGGAGCAACAGTAATTTTACATACCGATCATGCTGCAAAAAAATTATTGCCTTGGATCGATGGTTTGATGGATGCTAATGAAGAATTCTTCAAGCAGACCGGAAAATCGCTGTACTCTTCTCACATGCTGGATCTTTCTGAAGAATCTTTAGAAGAAAACCTTGAGGTTTCTGCTGAGTATTTCGAAAGAATGGCAAAAATGCAGATGACTCTTGAAGTTGAAATCGGAGTAACAGGGGGTGAAGAAGACGGTGTTGACAATTCTGATGTTGACAATTCTAAATTATATACTCAGCCTGAAGATGTAGCTTATACTTACGAAAAATTAAAGGCAATTTCAGACAACTTCACAATTGCAGCAGCTTTCGGAAATGTACACGGAGTTTACAAGCCAGGAAATGTGGTGTTGACACCAAAAATCCTGGATAACTCTCAGAAATTTGTTCAGGAGAAATTCGGAACGGCAGACAAACCGATTAATTTCGTTTTCCACGGTGGTTCAGGTTCTACTTTAGAAGAGATCAGAGAAGCAATTGATTACGGAGTTATTAAGATGAATATCGACACTGATCTTCAATTCGCTTACACAGAAGGAATCAGAGATTATATGTTAGAAAACGTAGAATATTTAAGAACTCAGATCGGAAATCCTGAAGGAGAAGAAAAGCCTAACAAAAAATTCTATGACCCAAGAGGATGGATCAGAAAAGGAGAAGAAACTTTCTCTAAAAGATTAGTTAGAGCATTTGAAGATTTAAATAACGTAAATACGCTTAAATAA
- the accD gene encoding acetyl-CoA carboxylase, carboxyltransferase subunit beta — MAFDWFKRKAQNITTSTDEKKDVPKGLWHQTPSGKVVEHEELKKNNYVSPEDGFHVRIGSAEFFSILFDEGKFTELDANVESIDMLQFKDTKSYTDRLKEVKAKTKLTDSIRNGVGTVNGTEMVVSCMDFAFIGGSLGSVMGEKIRRAVDYCIAKKLPYMIICQSGGARMQEATYSLMQLAKVQAKLAQLSEAGLLYIAYLCDPTFGGITASFAMTADIIMAEPKALIGFAGPRVIRETIGRDLPEGFQTSEFLQEKGFVDFIVKRTEIKETVSKTVNLLTVKA, encoded by the coding sequence ATGGCATTTGACTGGTTTAAAAGAAAAGCACAAAATATTACCACTTCTACCGACGAGAAAAAAGATGTTCCGAAAGGACTTTGGCATCAGACTCCCTCAGGTAAAGTTGTGGAACATGAGGAACTGAAAAAAAACAACTACGTTTCCCCTGAAGACGGGTTTCATGTAAGAATTGGAAGTGCAGAGTTTTTCAGCATTCTTTTTGACGAAGGTAAATTTACAGAACTGGATGCGAATGTTGAAAGTATAGACATGCTTCAGTTTAAAGATACAAAATCTTATACCGACCGTCTGAAAGAGGTGAAAGCCAAAACAAAACTTACTGATTCTATCAGAAACGGAGTTGGAACTGTCAACGGAACCGAAATGGTGGTTTCCTGTATGGATTTTGCTTTTATCGGCGGGTCTTTAGGCTCTGTGATGGGTGAAAAGATCAGAAGAGCGGTTGATTACTGTATTGCAAAAAAACTTCCTTATATGATTATTTGTCAGTCCGGAGGTGCAAGAATGCAGGAAGCAACGTATTCTTTGATGCAGCTTGCAAAAGTTCAGGCGAAACTGGCTCAGCTTTCCGAAGCCGGACTTTTATATATTGCTTACCTCTGTGATCCCACTTTTGGTGGAATTACCGCCTCCTTCGCCATGACGGCAGACATCATTATGGCTGAACCGAAAGCATTGATCGGATTTGCCGGACCAAGAGTAATTCGTGAAACAATAGGCAGAGATTTACCGGAAGGTTTCCAAACTTCAGAATTCCTTCAGGAAAAAGGTTTTGTAGACTTTATTGTGAAAAGAACTGAAATTAAAGAAACCGTTTCTAAAACAGTGAATTTATTAACCGTAAAGGCTTAA